A stretch of the Porifericola rhodea genome encodes the following:
- a CDS encoding sigma-54-dependent transcriptional regulator, producing MSRKINKTGKILIIDDNEDVLQAAKIFLKRHFLQVDTDKNPGAIPALISNEQYDVILLDMNFTKDVSSGKEGFFWLDQILERDPSAVVIMITAYGDVDMAVRAIKEGATDFVLKPWNNEKLLATVLAAMRLRESRHEAHQLRSQQEIMNEDINSKYKDIIGSSPSMLKVFETIEQVAGTDANVLILGENGTGKEVIARAIHRRSKRADNVFISVDLGAVTETLFESELFGHVKGAFTDAKQDRVGRFEAASDGTLFLDEIGNLSLPLQAKMLTALQSKKITPVGTNKMIDVDVRFIFATNMPLYEMVKKNEFRQDLLYRINTIEIHLPPLRERLDDLEPLAMHFLGVYSKKYNKSIHSISPSAIKRMQKYHWPGNIRELQHSVERAVILSSKPTLQAEDFFFNADNSKQSENQEELHIEKYDLEEVEKLLIRKVLKKHNGNISKAAGDLGLTRASLYRRLEKYDI from the coding sequence ATGAGCAGAAAAATAAATAAAACAGGTAAAATACTTATCATTGACGACAATGAAGACGTGCTGCAAGCAGCCAAGATTTTCCTGAAAAGACACTTCCTCCAAGTAGATACAGACAAAAACCCAGGAGCTATTCCCGCACTCATCAGCAATGAACAATACGATGTAATACTGCTGGACATGAACTTTACCAAAGACGTTAGCAGTGGTAAAGAGGGTTTTTTCTGGCTGGATCAGATTCTGGAACGCGACCCTTCTGCCGTAGTTATTATGATTACTGCCTATGGTGACGTAGACATGGCGGTAAGAGCAATAAAAGAAGGCGCTACCGACTTTGTGCTTAAGCCCTGGAACAATGAAAAACTGCTGGCTACTGTGCTGGCAGCTATGCGATTGAGAGAGTCGCGCCACGAAGCACATCAGCTACGCTCCCAGCAGGAAATCATGAATGAAGATATCAACTCCAAGTACAAAGATATTATTGGTAGCAGTCCATCTATGCTCAAAGTTTTTGAGACTATTGAACAGGTAGCCGGCACCGATGCTAATGTGCTTATCTTAGGGGAAAACGGTACTGGTAAAGAGGTGATTGCCAGAGCAATACACCGCCGCTCCAAACGAGCAGACAATGTATTCATCAGTGTAGATTTAGGCGCAGTAACTGAAACACTTTTTGAAAGTGAACTTTTTGGTCATGTAAAAGGCGCATTTACAGATGCCAAACAAGATCGTGTTGGAAGGTTTGAAGCAGCCTCTGACGGCACCTTGTTTTTAGATGAAATAGGAAATCTATCGTTACCGCTACAGGCCAAAATGCTGACGGCGCTACAAAGTAAAAAAATTACACCTGTAGGTACTAACAAGATGATAGATGTAGATGTGCGCTTTATCTTTGCTACCAACATGCCTCTCTACGAAATGGTAAAGAAGAATGAATTCAGACAGGACTTACTTTATCGTATAAACACTATTGAAATTCACCTACCTCCTTTACGAGAACGTCTGGATGACCTAGAGCCTTTGGCCATGCACTTTCTAGGGGTTTATTCAAAAAAATACAATAAGTCTATCCACTCTATTAGCCCCAGCGCTATCAAAAGAATGCAAAAGTACCATTGGCCTGGCAACATTCGTGAGCTACAGCACTCTGTGGAGCGTGCCGTAATCCTTAGTAGCAAACCTACCTTGCAGGCTGAAGACTTCTTTTTTAATGCGGATAATTCAAAACAAAGTGAAAATCAGGAAGAACTGCATATAGAAAAGTACGATCTGGAAGAAGTAGAAAAGCTGCTAATCAGAAAAGTCCTGAAAAAACACAATGGCAATATATCTAAAGCAGCCGGAGACCTTGGCCTCACCCGTGCTTCGCTGTACCGTAGGCTAGAAAAGTATGATATTTAA
- a CDS encoding sensor histidine kinase, producing MIFNRFEWALLVRILLLSASMLLCLYFIFYTERIASGVIISLLVTYQIYELYQYVLETNRKLTRFLEAVKYSDFTAGFNRDSKLGESFGNLNRMFNEVFDAFRKARAEKEEHWQYLKTVVQHVNVGLLSYDESGNIELVNNTAKKFLRTNQLNKIGDLARVNYDLYQIINQLPPGSKTLFKPSPDLHLSINATELRLRGNTYKLVSIQNILSELQQQEIEAWQNLTKVLRHEIMNSITPIASLAGTAIDIIHEDVVCDNGMVSFNQESYDDITMSLRTIENRTKGLVTFVEAYRNFTSIPQPEFERVRIDEIIKEVVQLVKVGIAKENARINVNINPPQLIVRIDPRLIEMVLINLLKNACEAMEEIESPVIDVTVYTDHEQRVFIEITDNGPGIEPEALEKIFIPFYTTKNHGSGIGLSLSQRIMQMHHGNLTARSVVGSGTTFTLQI from the coding sequence ATGATATTTAACCGATTTGAATGGGCACTACTGGTCAGAATTTTACTATTATCTGCCAGTATGCTGCTCTGCCTGTATTTTATTTTCTATACAGAAAGAATTGCCAGTGGTGTTATTATTTCGCTACTGGTAACTTACCAGATTTATGAGCTCTATCAGTATGTTTTAGAAACTAACCGTAAACTCACCCGCTTTCTGGAGGCTGTAAAATATTCTGACTTTACAGCGGGATTCAATAGGGATAGCAAATTAGGCGAAAGCTTTGGCAACCTTAACCGGATGTTCAATGAGGTATTTGATGCGTTTAGGAAGGCGAGAGCCGAGAAAGAAGAACACTGGCAGTATCTTAAAACGGTAGTTCAGCACGTAAATGTAGGGCTTCTCTCCTATGATGAGTCCGGTAATATTGAACTGGTAAACAACACCGCCAAAAAATTTCTGAGAACCAACCAGCTAAATAAAATTGGTGATCTGGCAAGAGTAAATTACGATTTGTATCAGATTATTAACCAACTACCACCAGGCTCTAAAACATTATTTAAACCCAGTCCTGACCTTCACCTATCTATCAATGCTACTGAGCTCCGCCTGAGAGGCAATACTTATAAGCTGGTATCTATCCAGAATATCCTTTCGGAACTTCAGCAGCAGGAAATTGAAGCCTGGCAAAACTTAACAAAAGTACTGCGACATGAGATCATGAACTCTATCACCCCTATTGCATCTCTTGCAGGTACAGCTATAGATATCATTCATGAGGATGTCGTATGTGATAATGGCATGGTCTCATTCAACCAGGAGTCGTACGATGATATCACAATGAGCCTTAGAACTATTGAAAACCGCACTAAAGGCTTAGTAACGTTTGTAGAAGCCTATCGGAACTTTACGAGTATACCTCAGCCTGAATTTGAAAGGGTACGTATAGACGAAATCATTAAAGAAGTAGTACAATTAGTTAAGGTGGGTATTGCAAAAGAAAATGCCAGGATTAATGTCAATATCAATCCTCCTCAGCTTATTGTCAGGATAGATCCACGCCTTATTGAAATGGTATTAATTAACCTTCTTAAAAATGCCTGCGAGGCAATGGAAGAAATAGAGTCTCCAGTGATAGATGTAACAGTCTATACTGACCACGAACAGAGAGTTTTTATAGAGATAACTGATAATGGTCCTGGTATAGAACCTGAAGCTTTAGAAAAAATATTTATTCCATTTTATACGACAAAAAATCATGGCTCTGGTATTGGTCTTAGTCTTTCTCAGAGGATTATGCAAATGCATCATGGAAACCTGACAGCCAGATCGGTTGTAGGTAGCGGTACAACGTTTACATTACAGATATAA
- a CDS encoding ABC transporter ATP-binding protein: protein MLKLIDVDKYIQSRFKKTFILKGIDLEVKQGEFLTIMGPSGAGKSTLLNVIGLLDPPSAGEYYLLDQPVHKLKEKRRSELQKHTIGYVFQAYHLIDELTVFENIETPLLYQNMKGKERKARVAELLDRFQMVAKKDLFPEQLSGGQQQLVGVARAIAGKPKLLLADEPTGNLHSEQGKEVMELFKQLNKEGMTIIQVTHSEENARFSDRIIQIVDGALQSDEIIQKEQEA, encoded by the coding sequence ATGCTAAAATTGATAGATGTAGACAAATACATACAGTCACGCTTTAAGAAAACTTTTATTCTCAAAGGCATTGATCTGGAAGTAAAACAAGGTGAGTTTCTGACGATCATGGGACCTAGTGGGGCGGGCAAATCCACCCTACTTAATGTAATTGGTTTGTTAGATCCCCCATCTGCCGGAGAGTATTACCTGCTAGACCAGCCTGTACATAAATTAAAAGAGAAAAGAAGAAGCGAGCTCCAGAAGCATACAATCGGCTATGTCTTTCAGGCCTATCATCTGATTGATGAACTTACCGTTTTTGAAAATATAGAAACTCCCCTCCTGTACCAAAATATGAAAGGTAAAGAGCGTAAGGCAAGAGTGGCAGAGCTTTTAGACAGGTTTCAAATGGTTGCAAAAAAAGATCTGTTTCCTGAACAGCTTTCAGGAGGACAGCAGCAATTAGTAGGTGTAGCCAGAGCTATAGCGGGTAAACCTAAGCTATTACTAGCCGATGAGCCAACCGGCAACCTACACTCCGAACAGGGTAAAGAGGTAATGGAGCTTTTTAAGCAACTTAACAAAGAGGGCATGACCATCATACAGGTGACACATTCTGAAGAGAACGCCCGCTTTAGCGACCGCATTATTCAGATCGTTGATGGAGCTTTACAAAGCGATGAAATTATACAAAAAGAACAAGAAGCCTGA
- a CDS encoding TolC family protein has product MKLYKKNKKPDMHKFINFAALSITLLLSITPLIAQVQDSTLTYDEAVSIALRENIQIRQQENILETARAERAQAYANMAPSLNFGATGQRIYGRQFDNTTGRFTEQKVDRLYGGLSAELTLFNGFAIVNTIKQRQKAAEAQFYQINQSKQDVIFSVSQQYLQVLLNQELLRIAKSNLKQQNELAASIKIFVETGTRNIADQYNQESEARKAALSVVEMENQLTVSKVQLIRTLQIDPFENWIFTEPDFNEEIVLEERSSMEDMYNTAIANRYDLKQQTNNIDASKYALRATKSLYYPNLSLGYDLYSQYSNLDEENNLEKQLFDINNSQVISLRLNVPIFNNLSTRTRIQRSKQELNNAMLDLEDLERNIFEQLQTAIADYNTAQERIVAAEAQVKAAEKALEAEKERFRLGVGNILDLNRVNAAYVEALSTQAQANYQLIFQKTALDYYQGTLDNSL; this is encoded by the coding sequence ATGAAATTATACAAAAAGAACAAGAAGCCTGATATGCATAAGTTTATAAATTTTGCTGCTTTAAGCATTACTTTGCTGTTATCCATCACTCCTCTCATAGCGCAAGTCCAAGATTCTACCCTAACCTACGACGAGGCCGTAAGTATAGCTCTCAGAGAAAATATTCAGATTAGGCAGCAGGAAAATATTTTAGAAACTGCGCGTGCCGAAAGAGCACAGGCTTATGCTAACATGGCTCCAAGCCTAAACTTCGGTGCTACCGGCCAGCGGATTTACGGACGACAGTTTGATAATACAACCGGTAGGTTTACTGAGCAGAAAGTAGATAGACTGTATGGGGGCTTAAGTGCAGAGCTTACTTTGTTCAATGGGTTTGCGATAGTAAATACCATTAAACAAAGACAGAAAGCTGCCGAAGCTCAGTTTTACCAAATCAACCAATCTAAGCAGGATGTCATCTTTAGTGTTTCTCAGCAGTACCTTCAGGTGTTACTTAACCAGGAGCTACTTAGAATAGCAAAATCTAATCTAAAACAGCAAAACGAACTTGCTGCAAGCATCAAAATTTTTGTAGAAACTGGTACTCGTAATATAGCAGATCAATACAACCAGGAATCGGAAGCTCGTAAAGCAGCCTTATCTGTAGTAGAAATGGAAAACCAGCTCACCGTAAGTAAAGTGCAGCTCATTCGTACGCTACAAATAGACCCTTTTGAAAACTGGATTTTTACTGAACCCGATTTTAATGAAGAAATTGTACTGGAAGAACGCTCTTCTATGGAAGACATGTACAATACCGCCATTGCCAATCGTTACGACCTCAAACAACAGACAAATAATATAGATGCCAGTAAATATGCGCTAAGAGCTACAAAGAGCCTCTACTACCCCAACCTCTCGCTAGGCTACGATTTGTACTCTCAGTACTCTAATCTGGATGAAGAAAATAATCTGGAAAAGCAGCTTTTTGATATTAATAACTCTCAGGTGATATCGTTAAGGTTGAATGTACCAATTTTTAACAACTTAAGTACCAGAACCAGAATCCAGAGAAGTAAACAGGAGCTAAATAATGCGATGCTTGATCTTGAAGATTTAGAGCGCAACATTTTTGAGCAGTTGCAGACAGCAATAGCTGACTACAATACAGCACAGGAAAGAATTGTTGCTGCTGAGGCTCAGGTAAAAGCAGCTGAGAAAGCGCTGGAAGCTGAAAAAGAAAGATTCAGGCTAGGTGTTGGCAATATTCTGGATTTAAACAGAGTCAATGCTGCTTATGTTGAAGCGTTATCTACGCAGGCCCAGGCAAATTATCAGCTAATCTTTCAAAAAACAGCTTTAGATTATTATCAGGGTACACTGGACAATTCGTTATAG
- a CDS encoding chorismate-binding protein, with amino-acid sequence MENATKTEALNSIDTQQIFSLFLDISKQRHYPIAAWKLPEEDKQHIIMDTSGEVKEVSLELENMFPGFVVSPFAKDYTQPEQRANYIHADLHFDSVSRELHAPTTPRAEASNCLNVKEEVLELLAKNDLPATTDYHVNVQVLDHYPEMKHQDFVELVELAKQQIAAHKFKKVVPSRCQYIQLPDNFNIATTFMKMCIQYPHAFVSAIAMPGLGTWIGASPEILVSTFVEDGKNIFKTMALAGTQKLDGDDTKEAVKNAAWRSKEIEEQAMVSRYIINSFKKIRLREFDEDGPHTVAAGNLLHLRTDFSVDMEQVNFPELGSVMLKLLHPTSAVCGLPKEPALDFLKAHEKYDRGLFAGFLGPVNIEDQIQVFVNLRCMQLLEKEALVYAGAGVTADSDAEKEWLETSLKMQTLQKILY; translated from the coding sequence ATGGAGAACGCCACCAAGACAGAAGCATTAAACAGCATAGATACCCAACAAATATTTTCTCTTTTTCTAGATATTAGCAAGCAGAGGCATTATCCTATTGCCGCATGGAAACTACCCGAAGAAGATAAACAGCATATTATTATGGATACCTCCGGGGAGGTGAAAGAAGTAAGTCTTGAACTGGAAAATATGTTTCCTGGCTTTGTTGTCAGCCCGTTTGCAAAAGATTATACGCAGCCTGAACAACGAGCTAATTACATACATGCAGATTTACACTTTGACAGTGTTTCCCGTGAATTGCATGCACCCACTACACCCAGGGCAGAAGCCAGCAATTGCCTGAATGTTAAAGAAGAAGTTTTAGAGCTATTGGCTAAAAACGATCTGCCTGCTACCACTGATTACCATGTAAACGTGCAGGTACTGGACCACTACCCGGAAATGAAACATCAGGACTTTGTAGAACTGGTAGAGTTGGCTAAGCAACAAATTGCAGCACATAAATTTAAGAAAGTAGTGCCATCGCGCTGCCAATATATTCAGTTACCTGATAACTTTAATATTGCTACTACTTTCATGAAAATGTGCATACAGTATCCGCACGCTTTTGTTTCAGCTATTGCAATGCCCGGATTAGGTACCTGGATAGGAGCTTCGCCTGAAATACTTGTCAGTACTTTTGTAGAAGATGGGAAAAACATATTTAAAACTATGGCCCTGGCGGGTACCCAAAAATTAGATGGTGACGACACCAAAGAGGCGGTTAAAAATGCTGCCTGGAGAAGTAAAGAAATAGAAGAACAGGCTATGGTGAGTCGCTATATTATTAATAGTTTTAAGAAGATCCGCCTCAGAGAATTTGATGAAGATGGGCCTCATACTGTAGCTGCTGGCAATTTACTTCATCTGCGCACAGATTTTAGCGTAGATATGGAGCAGGTTAATTTTCCTGAGCTGGGTTCTGTAATGTTAAAGTTACTACATCCTACATCCGCAGTTTGTGGATTGCCTAAAGAGCCTGCCCTGGATTTTTTAAAAGCTCATGAAAAATATGATAGAGGATTATTTGCGGGTTTTCTCGGACCTGTAAATATAGAAGATCAGATACAGGTATTTGTCAACCTAAGGTGTATGCAGCTGTTGGAAAAAGAAGCTTTGGTATATGCCGGGGCAGGTGTTACTGCCGATTCTGATGCAGAGAAAGAATGGCTGGAGACATCCTTGAAAATGCAAACTTTACAGAAAATACTCTATTAG
- a CDS encoding hotdog fold thioesterase, whose amino-acid sequence MIDTNLSLETANKLCKGNMCEHLGIELTAVGAKSLAGKMPVDNRTRQPMGLLHGGASVVLAETLGSIAANLCVDSAKQYCVGLEVNANHLKSVKEGYVYGIAEAVHLGKKTQVWQIRISNEDEQLVCISRLTVAVIDKKVD is encoded by the coding sequence ATGATAGATACTAATTTGAGCCTTGAAACAGCCAACAAGCTATGTAAAGGCAATATGTGTGAGCATCTGGGTATAGAATTAACCGCGGTGGGTGCTAAGAGTTTAGCGGGTAAGATGCCGGTAGATAATCGTACGCGCCAACCAATGGGGCTACTACATGGTGGTGCATCTGTAGTGCTGGCAGAAACTCTGGGTAGTATTGCTGCAAATCTTTGTGTGGATAGTGCTAAGCAATATTGTGTGGGGCTTGAGGTGAACGCCAACCACCTAAAATCAGTTAAAGAAGGGTATGTTTACGGAATAGCGGAAGCAGTGCATCTAGGGAAAAAAACACAGGTCTGGCAGATTCGTATATCCAATGAGGATGAGCAACTGGTATGCATTAGCCGACTTACCGTAGCCGTAATTGATAAGAAAGTAGACTAG
- a CDS encoding histidine phosphatase family protein, translating to MQKKTIYLIRHGQTEYNRKGVVQGSGIDAPLNDFGRTQAQAFYAAYKDVPFQHVYTSVLQRSIQSVDAFLKMDLPHTKLSGLNEINWGVKEGKVANAEDSEYYASVIRSWKSGELDKAIEGGESPNMVMERQKPALDAILSQPEQETVLVCMHGRAMRIFLCLMLGLDLRRMDEFEHANLCLYLLEYDYEQQKFEVLRANDQSHLPELPKFAEEDKKP from the coding sequence ATGCAAAAAAAGACAATTTATTTAATAAGACACGGACAAACTGAATATAACAGAAAAGGCGTAGTACAGGGTAGCGGAATAGATGCCCCACTTAATGATTTTGGACGAACTCAGGCCCAGGCCTTTTATGCAGCATATAAAGATGTTCCCTTTCAGCATGTGTATACCTCAGTATTGCAAAGAAGCATACAGTCTGTAGATGCCTTTCTGAAAATGGATCTTCCACACACCAAGCTTTCTGGACTAAACGAAATTAACTGGGGGGTAAAAGAAGGCAAAGTAGCTAATGCAGAAGATAGTGAATACTATGCTTCGGTTATCAGATCATGGAAGTCCGGCGAGTTGGATAAAGCTATTGAAGGTGGCGAAAGCCCCAATATGGTAATGGAGAGACAAAAACCTGCCCTGGATGCTATACTATCCCAGCCTGAGCAGGAGACGGTGCTGGTGTGTATGCATGGCAGAGCTATGCGCATATTTTTATGCCTTATGCTAGGCCTGGATCTCAGAAGAATGGATGAGTTTGAGCATGCCAATCTATGCCTCTACCTTCTGGAATATGATTATGAGCAGCAGAAGTTTGAAGTATTGCGTGCCAATGATCAATCTCATTTACCGGAGCTACCCAAATTTGCTGAAGAAGATAAAAAACCTTAA
- a CDS encoding arsenate reductase family protein yields the protein MEFNPKEITLIYNFNKQGDREALAYAKQMAVNVNEVDISKTPPTERQIAQLLDKLGVSVEELIDVKSDVYKEQYKDKSMDEADWLGVLKHNPNLMKTPIGILGDRSIVCDLPSHILSLDKGQGFDQNMKT from the coding sequence ATGGAATTTAATCCCAAAGAGATCACACTTATTTACAATTTTAACAAGCAGGGTGACCGCGAGGCCCTTGCTTATGCCAAACAGATGGCTGTAAATGTAAATGAGGTGGATATATCCAAGACACCACCTACCGAAAGGCAAATCGCACAACTTTTGGATAAACTAGGTGTGAGTGTAGAAGAATTAATAGACGTAAAATCAGACGTCTATAAAGAACAATACAAGGATAAAAGTATGGATGAGGCTGATTGGCTGGGTGTGCTTAAGCACAATCCAAATTTGATGAAGACTCCTATCGGAATACTGGGCGACAGATCAATTGTATGCGATCTTCCCAGTCATATTTTATCATTAGACAAAGGACAAGGTTTTGATCAGAATATGAAAACCTGA
- a CDS encoding ABC transporter permease, protein MWKNYFKIALRNLLKHRRITIINLLGLSIGIAAFLLIFLFVQYELSYDQYHTKRDRIYRVSREWLNDNKESNLHLGHLAPPFGPYLKADFPGIIEESVRLTSFNALVSNEEKDLHIVEEHFFFAEEGLFNIFSWNLIEGNAEILSDPKAVILTETAAKRYFGDEKAMGKTLIFEGDVELQVSGIMEDVPQNTHFHPQIIASFKMVEAYFGREQMMQNWGSNNFSTFLLLEEGQTAENLEAKIPGFIDSHLGEYNGIPASETNLLHLWPITDVHLYSQLDSEIEPNGDIKYVYIYSVIALFILIIACINFINLATARSMRRAREVGVRKVMGAFRTHLIRQFLTESILLTLLSLAIAIVLLSLILPEFNNFVQREIQFALNSNLALMALLIILLVGVVAGSYPAFILSSFQPCTILQANQQPKGKHPYLRSALVILQFTISTALFIGVITVEKQLAFMQNKSLNFNEKQLAVLPINETIAAQYDNIKDRLLQQEGVSAVSKSSRVPSGRLLDSQGIRAEVGNEMQDVKFRVADIEVDHDFFNAFEISFLTGRNFDLQRASDSTEAFIINASAVTAMGWTSAEEALGKKVNYGGGSRIGSIIGVVDDFHFESLHQPIAPIIFLIADQRNNNLTVRIDQQHWDKTIAYLKEQWSYFMPNVPFDYYKIEDRFQEQYDAEERLSNVVTYFSVFALIIAALGLIGLASFTAEQRFKEIGIRKVMGASVWQILLLFSKKFTVLVLVALACASFLAYYIMDKWLETFPYHSEIPWWSFVLAGTASLIVAWITVGTQTFKAANSNPVRVLRD, encoded by the coding sequence ATGTGGAAGAACTACTTTAAAATTGCCCTTCGTAATCTCCTCAAACACAGACGAATTACCATCATCAATTTACTGGGTCTCAGTATTGGAATTGCTGCATTTTTATTGATCTTCCTGTTCGTACAATATGAGCTAAGCTATGATCAGTACCACACCAAGCGTGATCGTATTTATCGTGTTTCGCGAGAGTGGTTAAATGATAATAAAGAGAGTAATCTACACCTGGGCCATCTCGCTCCGCCATTTGGTCCATACTTAAAGGCTGACTTTCCTGGAATTATTGAAGAGTCTGTTCGTTTAACATCTTTTAATGCGCTGGTAAGCAATGAAGAAAAAGATTTGCATATAGTTGAAGAACATTTCTTCTTCGCTGAGGAAGGGCTATTCAATATATTCTCCTGGAACCTGATAGAAGGAAATGCAGAAATTCTATCTGACCCAAAAGCAGTAATTCTGACAGAAACTGCCGCCAAGCGATATTTTGGAGATGAAAAAGCAATGGGTAAAACCTTAATTTTTGAGGGTGATGTAGAGCTTCAGGTAAGTGGAATTATGGAAGATGTACCGCAGAACACACACTTTCATCCACAGATAATTGCTTCTTTTAAGATGGTAGAAGCCTACTTTGGCCGTGAGCAGATGATGCAGAACTGGGGTAGCAATAATTTTTCCACCTTTTTACTACTGGAAGAAGGCCAAACTGCTGAAAACCTGGAGGCTAAAATTCCTGGCTTTATTGACAGTCACCTGGGAGAGTACAATGGTATACCTGCCAGTGAGACTAATCTGCTTCACCTCTGGCCAATTACTGATGTACACCTTTACTCACAGCTAGATAGTGAAATTGAGCCTAATGGTGATATTAAATATGTATACATTTACAGTGTTATCGCCTTATTCATTCTCATTATTGCCTGTATCAATTTTATCAATCTGGCTACAGCACGTTCTATGCGCCGGGCTCGTGAAGTAGGTGTACGCAAAGTTATGGGTGCTTTTCGTACTCATCTGATCAGGCAGTTTTTAACAGAATCTATTTTACTTACGCTACTTTCACTGGCAATAGCCATTGTACTTCTGAGCCTGATTTTGCCGGAGTTCAACAATTTTGTGCAAAGAGAGATACAATTTGCACTAAATAGTAATCTGGCGCTGATGGCTTTGCTAATTATCCTTCTGGTAGGGGTAGTGGCTGGTAGTTACCCTGCCTTTATACTCTCTTCATTTCAACCCTGTACTATTTTACAGGCAAACCAACAACCTAAAGGCAAGCATCCATATTTGAGGTCTGCCCTTGTTATCTTGCAGTTTACCATATCTACAGCTCTGTTTATTGGTGTAATTACTGTAGAAAAGCAGTTAGCTTTTATGCAAAACAAATCTCTTAATTTTAACGAAAAGCAATTAGCTGTACTACCTATCAATGAGACTATTGCTGCGCAGTATGATAATATTAAAGACAGACTACTACAGCAGGAAGGAGTAAGCGCTGTTAGTAAAAGTAGCCGTGTTCCATCTGGCAGACTGTTAGACTCTCAGGGTATTCGGGCAGAAGTTGGTAATGAAATGCAGGATGTTAAGTTTAGAGTAGCCGACATAGAAGTAGACCATGACTTCTTTAATGCCTTTGAAATTAGCTTTCTGACAGGCAGAAATTTTGATCTTCAGAGGGCTAGTGACTCTACAGAAGCATTTATTATCAATGCCTCAGCAGTTACCGCTATGGGCTGGACTTCAGCAGAAGAAGCGCTGGGTAAAAAAGTAAATTATGGAGGCGGTAGCAGAATTGGTAGCATTATCGGAGTGGTAGATGACTTTCATTTTGAGTCTTTGCACCAGCCTATTGCTCCAATTATCTTTCTAATCGCAGACCAAAGAAATAACAATCTGACCGTAAGAATTGACCAGCAGCATTGGGATAAGACCATAGCCTATCTGAAAGAACAATGGTCTTACTTCATGCCGAATGTTCCGTTTGATTATTATAAAATAGAAGATCGTTTTCAGGAGCAATATGATGCAGAGGAGAGGTTAAGCAATGTCGTTACCTATTTCTCTGTCTTTGCTCTGATTATTGCTGCCCTGGGACTTATTGGTCTGGCTTCTTTTACGGCGGAGCAGCGTTTTAAAGAGATAGGCATTCGCAAAGTAATGGGAGCATCAGTATGGCAGATTTTACTACTCTTCTCCAAAAAGTTTACAGTGCTGGTACTAGTCGCGCTTGCCTGTGCTAGTTTCTTAGCTTACTACATCATGGACAAGTGGCTAGAAACTTTTCCTTACCATAGCGAAATTCCCTGGTGGAGTTTTGTACTGGCAGGTACGGCATCACTGATAGTAGCATGGATTACTGTGGGTACCCAAACATTTAAGGCAGCCAACAGCAATCCGGTAAGAGTACTAAGAGACTAA